From Pagrus major chromosome 6, Pma_NU_1.0, one genomic window encodes:
- the ccdc3b gene encoding coiled-coil domain-containing protein 3: MWIILAFILAVAGPGGSRGCQLPHDWRPQTEACRAELAQIIVYAKVLALHKESYSVYNYLPWQYDTDLFFSAEIELLCDQAWGSMLEVPAGSRFNVTGLGYFPCFSYSVTQNNNYYFFLRMDENYNIVPHGVNFQDPIFPDTAEMHRTFASLFQFSNCTPGTQVHSYSPEWEAQEDSRLLCSAVQKALFEEEERVRTLSQQVRSLEKANDHLREKVKNMKRQLRQAQRETTKEQQTLNLKQLYEPKTSQTHPDQDTNQDRKNTPLKKVLSKRLKK; this comes from the exons ATGTGGATTATTTTGGCGTTTATTCTGGCAGTGGCCGGTCCTGGTGGGAGCAGGGGCTGCCAGCTGCCCCACGACTGGAGACCGCAGACAGAAGCGTGCCGTGCCGAGCTGGCGCAGATCATAGTCTATGCCAAGGTGCTGGCACTGCACAAGGAGTCTTACAGTGTGTATAACTACCTGCCCTGGCAGTACGACACCGACCTGTTCTTCTCCGCCGAGATCGAGCTGCTGTGCGACCAGGCGTGGGGCAGCATGCTGGAGGTCCCCGCCGGCTCCAGGTTTAATGTCACCGGCCTGGGCTACTTCCCCTGCTTCTCCTACAGTGTCacccaaaacaacaactactactTCTTTCTAAG GATGGATGAGAACTACAACATTGTCCCTCATGGAGTGAACTTCCAGGACCCCATCTTCCCCGACACTGCAGAAATGCACCGCACGTTCGCCAGCCTTTTCCAGTTTTCCAACTGCACGCCTGGTACTCAGGTCCACAGCTACAGCCCGGAGTGGGAGGCTCAGGAGGACAGCAGG TTGCTGTGCTCAGCAGTCCAGAAGGCTCtgtttgaggaggaggagcgggtcAGGACTCTCTCCCAGCAGGTGCGTTCCTTGGAGAAAGCCAACGATCACCTGAGGGAAAAGGTGAAGAACATGAAGCGTCAGCTACGCCAGGCCCAACGAGAAACAACCAAGGAGCAACAGACCCTCAACCTCAAACAGCTCTACGAGCCGAAGACGTCCCAAACCCACCCGGATCAGGACACTAACCAGGACCGGAAGAACACGCCACTTAAAAAGGTCCTCTCCAAGAGGCTAAAAAAATag
- the vamp3 gene encoding vesicle-associated membrane protein 3, translated as MSALPPEGSGAAPGNRRLQQTQAQVDEVVDIMRVNVDKVLERDQKLSELDDRADALQAGASQFETSAAKLKRKYWWKNCKMWAILIAVIAIIIIIIVIWNYS; from the exons AT GTCAGCACTCCCTCCAGAGGGTTCTGGCGCAGCGCCAGGCAACAGGCGCCTGCAGCAGACCCAGGCCCAGGTGGATGAG GTGGTGGATATTATGCGTGTTAATGTGGACAAAGTGCTGGAACGTGACCAGAAATTGTCCGAACTGGATGACCGAGCAGACGCACTGCAGGCTGGAGCCTCCCAGTTCGAGACCAGTGCTGCTAAGCTGAAAAGGAAGTACTGGTGGAAGAACTGCAAG ATGTGGGCCATCCTGATAGCTGTCATAgcgatcatcatcatcatcattgtca TTTGGAATTACTCGTAA